In a genomic window of Occallatibacter riparius:
- a CDS encoding cell division protein ZapA, giving the protein MGEAPSEYVTVQIYDQSYHLSGQDPEHIRALAAQVDAKMRAVAAQGRTVDSLRVAVLAALNLADELSQLTKGGATVRTGQARAITLRGLLDEVLDDDRKTGS; this is encoded by the coding sequence ATGGGCGAAGCGCCCTCCGAATACGTAACCGTCCAGATCTACGACCAGTCCTACCACTTGTCCGGGCAGGATCCCGAGCACATCCGTGCGCTCGCCGCGCAGGTTGACGCGAAGATGCGCGCCGTCGCGGCTCAGGGCCGCACCGTCGACTCCCTGCGCGTCGCGGTGCTCGCCGCGCTGAACCTCGCCGACGAACTCTCGCAGCTCACCAAAGGCGGCGCCACGGTCCGCACAGGCCAGGCGCGCGCCATTACCCTGCGCGGTCTTCTAGACGAAGTCCTCGACGACGATCGCAAGACAGGATCCTAG